The Thalassotalea sediminis genome includes the window TGCTCATTTTCAATGATGGCATACCCTAAAACACCATTATCAAAAAATACGGATTCACCGTAATAGCTCAAAGAGGGAACAATAACTAGCGGAATATTGTCGCCGCCATTTAACGGATTTGTATGAACACCACCACCAATAGCTAATGAAAACTGCCATTGTGAAACAGGCACACAAGATTCTCTGTTTGGCTGACAATCAGCGACAGAAGAAAATGAAAATAAGCAAATTAGAAATGCCAGGTACTTCAACGACAAACTCCCCAAATTTTTGCTCAATTTATCATAGGCGCTAATAAATACTAGCGTGGATTACACCTGATTACATTTATTAGCAATTGGCAACAGTAGAAAATTGTAACTTACGTCATAGTAGCACGATAGAAGTTACTCTTATTCTGTTAGCAAGGAACAACATCATGGTTAAACAACTACTACTTATCATCAGTATTAGCGTTATTACCGGTTGTGATACCGACAAAGCACAAGTTGAAGTAACGCAATATGTAGACAAAGTACCTACGCTAAATGAAATCAAAATGGCAACATCGCCTTTAAAAAAAGTAGACAATCGATTTTTTCAAAGACATCTTCGCCATGGCATTTATCTGCGTAGTATAAGTCGTCAGCAATACCCTTTAGAATCACTAAGTGCTGATAGTCATTCAAGAACAGATGTAAATTACTCGACAACTCTTTTTCAAGAAGAAGGAGTTGAAGAAGGCGATAGAATAAAATACGACGGTGAACGACTTTTTATTGCTACTAACCCCTATTATAGCGAAGAATCAACAACCAATAGTTCTCCTCAAATTCGCGTATTTACACGAAACTCACAAGGTGATATTACACCCGAAGCTAATGTTTCATTGAAGCTTAAAGATGCAACCGTTGATAGCATTTATTTACATGATAATCACTTAGCGGCCTTCGCTAATAGCCTGCATTATTCTATCTATACAACGGAGAATTTATTTGCTAAAGAGTCATTTTTTCCTGTCGAACAAACATTCACGTTGTCGTTATTAAATACGTCAAACCTAAATAACGTTCAGTTAACGCATCGTTTTACTATTGATGGACGCGTCATTGATAGCCGTCAAATAGGCAATAAACTGTATTTTGTAAGTAGCTATTCACCCTACATTCCGGGGTTGCCTTATGCAGAAACTAATGATCAACAGCTAGAAAATTACCGAAAAGTATTATCAACACCTATTGAAGCATTACTGCCCAAAATAACCAATAGTCAAGGGATCAGTCAGTCATTAGTCAGTACGGAGCAATGTTACATTCCAGCATCGGCTGAAAGGAGTGATGGTTTTGATGGTTTAGTAACGCTTACCGTTATTGATATTACGCAACCAAACGATATAACTTCTGTTTGTGTAAACAGCGATATCCAAGGGCTCTATGCATCGCCCAATGCAATTTATTTATACGGAACGACATTCTCGCCAGAATCATCAAGCACCCATAATGACTATGTATCTGTCGTCCATAAGTTTTCAATTGATAATAACCAATTTAACTATCAAGCTTCTAAAGAGCTCCCTGGTAGTTTTGGTCAAAACCTGACTAATTTACGTTTTAGTGAATATCAATCGATGTTACGCGTAATAACAACGCAAGGTGATACACAACAAGGGTTTGAACACACATTATTCATTCTTGAAGATTTAAAAAAGCATAACAATGAGCTGACAATCATTTCCCAATTACCCAACGACACGACGCCAAAAAGAATTGGCAAGGTTAACGATAACGGTATTGTGCAAGAAAACATTAAGGCAGTACGCTTTGTTGACAATATTGCTTACGTTGTCACTTTTTTGGAAACAGACCCTTTATATGTCCTAAATTTAACTGACCCGAATGCACCGTACATCAGCGGAGAGCTTGAAGTTCCTGGGTACTCATCATATTTGCACCCTTTATCAGAGAACCTACTGCTTGGTATTGGCCAAAATATCGATCCAAGCCGCTTAGAGAACGACACCGATATTGATAAGACACCTGTCATTGAAGGCGCAAAAATTAGCTTATTTGACGTCAGTAATATTAACGCACCTATCGAAATAAACTCAATTATTCATGCCAACGCTTATACGCCGGTAGAATTCAATTATCATGCGTTAACCATGCTAACACATGGTGAAGATAACAGTTTTCGGTTTGGCATCCCGATTGAGAGGTGGCATGTGACCAGTACAACAACAGAAAATGAAAGCATCGATATTTGGGCACCAGAAAACTACTTATCTCTTTTTGAGATTACGGGTAAGGACACAAATGCACAATTGAATGTTATTGGCAGCATTTATCCTAGCAATAACACAAATAAACCTCATCATCGCTATACATCATCTTGGGATGACCGCGCAATATTTCATCAAAATGATATTTACTATTTACATGGAAATAGTATCTGGCATTCGTATTGGCACGATCCAAAGAACACTACTGGCCCCTTTTAATTGAGCTTGTAAAAAACAAAACACACTAACCAAAAGAAAGTAACTAAATTTATGAACAAAATAAACACGTTAACTAACTTTTACCAATATCATCTTACACGTATATTTGGCATTTTATTAATTAGCTTTTTAACATTAGCAGTCGCAAGTTTACTGGTAGAGCGCGTTAAGACCAATAGTCAAAAACCGTTAGCCATCAGCGAAGAGAGTATTCCAACAATCCATTCAATCAAGGCTTATAATGCATTTACGGAGCAAACGGTTACGGTTGTTGCAGAGGTAAACAATAGCAAACATCAAACGCTTAGCTATACTTGGCAACAAACATCAGGCCCTCGTGTAAAATTTCAAGCAACGAATAACCGCCTGAAGTTCAAAGCCCCTTCTCTTGCTGAAAAGACATCAATATCATTCTCATTGTTAGTTGAAAATAGTGCCCAAGAAACTGCGCAGCGCACGGTGAGCTTCTACATAAACGACTCGGAGCAAATACCGAATAAACCACATTTATATTTGGCAATTTTAATCTGTAGCTTGCTGTCCTTAGTACTTGAGCTATTAGGGCGAAGAAAACGTGAATCAATTTAACCATGATTCACGTTAGGGTCTGTTGATCTTTCGCGTTTATTTTTGCAACAATTTATTGGTATCTAGACAAGGCATTGCAATTAATATGTGGTTATTCCACATGAAAAAGCAATAACGACGTATAAATAACAAAAAACGCTGCCCTTTGGGTTCAGCTAAACGCTATTTCTTCATCGTTGTTCGCAATTTACATGGAATAACCATGCGACATTGCTCACGCCTTGAACAAAAAGCGTTTAGTTCGAACAAAATTTAATCTCAAAAGGTCAACAGACCCTAGCTTAATTGCAGCTACTTATAAATTAAAACGAGGTCATTTAAATGCTGCTACTGCGACCTTACCATTGGCACCAGCTGCAATAAATATGTCGCCTTCATTGGCAATGGTATAGAACCCTTGATCGCCGCTCTCAGCGGTTTTATTGTCAAATGTCTGCCAGCTAGCCCCTTGATCAAATGATAAGTCACTGCCTGTTTTGCCAGTAGCAATACAAACACTTGACGAGCAGCTCATCGCTGTTCTCAAGCCCCGCTTTCCTGCGTCAACCGGTTGCCAAATTTTATTAAATCTCGCTATGTTTAAATATGATGCGGGTCGTTGTTGATAATCGCCCCCCAGTACAAATAATTCTTGCTTTGCATTAATAGCAAGCCCATAACCACCGGCCGTTTGCGTTTCTTGATAAAGTGGAACGGGTTGTCGTTGCCAAGACTCGCCCCAGTCATTTGACACATAAACTGATGCAGAAAATCCGCCTGTTGTGATCCAAGCCTTACCATTATTACCCACAAGCAGCGTATTACCACTTGCAGCAAATGCCGCTTCTTTTTCTCGAAGTTCCGGTAACTTATTTATGGTAATACGTCGCCACGTTTTACCACCATCTTCTGTTTTCTTAACTACATAAAAGCCATCAACAGGATCCCCAAGTAATAAGCCTACTTGTTTATTCCAAAAATCAATCGAATCAAAAAAGCCTTCCGCTTCTTTATTTTGATAGAGCAACTGCCAACTATCGCCACCATTTTGCGTTTTAAATAACTTAGACGAATCGCCAGAACCAACGCTCATAATAATCGCAGTATCTTGATCAAATACTTCAATATCTCTGAAATCTAGCGCTGAGTGCTGTGCAACAGACTTGTCTAACCACGTTAGGCCACCGTCTTCACTCGTGTATATGCTCCCTTTACTGCCGGTTACCCACATCTTACCGTCAACTAATGCGCTACCGCGTAACGAAGGAGTTTTAGCTAAAGTATTTACCTGCCAATCGTAGTCACCGCCATAGGCAGGAAAAACTAGTGCTAACGTCATTATTAAGCATGTAAGCGTATTATAAAGTTTATGTTTTTCGGTACTTTTTTTCATATTTTAGCTACTTTTATCTACTTTTTTTTATAAGAAAACACCAATTTTTAATTGTCTCAAAACAAATAATAAGCGATAGTAAAACGTTGATTTTTTGTACAGACAGGCGTTTTTCCAATTATGCATGACATAATGAGGGGAAAAGCATATTAAAAACAAGAACAATTCAAAAGAATAACATTATGCTTCAAGTTGATGAAAAAATACTAATGGACATAAAACGTGGTTTTTCAGTTCCGCCACAACCAGATCTATTACTGCGCCTACAAGAATTAATGAGCCAAGAGGAGCCAGATATTAATGAAATTTCAGCCCTTATCTCTCAAGATGTAGCCGTTTCTTCAACCATTATAAAAACCGTAAATTCACCGGTTTATGGTTTATCACGATCAATAGCAGACATTAACCGAGCAGCAAAATATATTGGGATTACGGGTATTTCTACGCTCGTTACAGGCATTCTCATGAGAAAATGCTTTAACCAATGCGACTCCAGTATAGCGTTAGAAGAGTTCTGGGATAACGCGCAACACATTGCCAATATGTCTGTACTTATTGGTAAAAACATTAAATTGGCTATATCAACAGATAAGTTGTTTTCTTTAGGGCTGTTTCATGACTGCGGTATTCCTGTCATGGCAATGAAGTACCAAAATTACTCAGAGATATATCAATATGCCCATAACACACCAAGTGAAACATTAACGGACATTGAAGACTCGCTATATCAAGTTAACCATGCGACGTTAGGGTATTATGTCGCGTCGTCGTGGCGTTTACCCAAAGACCTATGCCAATTAATCTTATGTCATCATGATCGCACGTTTTTATTGTCCAATAATAAACGTTGCGCTCAGGTTTATTTTTCTATACTAAAAATGGCAGAAAACATTATTTATCAGCAAAAGCATTTTCGTGATACAACAGATTGGGCTTATCTTAAAAATGACGTCTTAGCTTGTTTAGACTTTGAAGAAGATCAGTATATCGATTTACTTGAAGACAGCTTATCGTTACAAGAAAGTGCTTAGACGCAATGAGGTAACCTATTTAGGTAAGAAAACGATTTAGTACTAATTGTACTTTTTCTTGATTAATAGGTTTAGCAATATAGTCATCCATACCTGCCGCTAAACACTTTTCTCTATCACCCACCATGGCATTTGCCGTCATAGCTACAATGGGGATTTTTTGATAGTCCACGCCCGCTTCACCAGAGCGTATAGCTTCAGTAGTTTGATAGCCATCCATTTCAGGCATTTGACAGTCCATTAAAATTAATCCGAATTTTATCTCTTGATTATTTAACATTTCTAGCGCTTCAATGCCATGTTTAGCAACTTCACTCTTATAGCCTAGCTTTGTTAATACGCCCTTTGCAACAGCTTGATTAATTCGATTATCTTCAACAAGCAGAATCGGAGACTTATTCGCAACTTCCTCAATTGTACCTTCGTCACTAAGCTGTAATAACTCACTTTCAAAGCCTCCATCAGTTACCGTTTCCTCGCTACTAATAATCGACAATAACGTTTTTGGCGTGATCGGTCTTGTTACCTGTTTGTGAAGGTTTAACGCCATCAGTGAAATAACACTGCTTGGCATATTTATCGGCGTCATAACAACTAGTTTGATTTGATCAAATCGACTATCAGCGTCAATTAATTCAACAAGGTGATGTTCATCAATCTGCGGTATTTCAATATCAATCAACATAATATCAAAAAGCGCTTTATCTGCTGCAATACGTTGATTACATTTCAGCATTGCTTGTTCAGCGTTATTTACAAATTCAGCTTCAATGCTCCACTTTGCAAATTGGCGGCAAATCATTTCACCATTTGAACGGTTATTATCTACCACTAGTACAAATAAAGGTTGCTCTAATTCAGGCTTTACTGGTTTTATCTCTTTGGCTTTAGATAATTGAAGCTCACAAATAAACTCGCTGCCCTCACCTTGTTCACTGACAACGCGAATATTTCCATTCATCTGCTCACACAACCGCTTGACGATAGCTAGACCTAATCCAGTACCGCCGTATTGTCTCGTTGTAGAAGCATCAAGTTGCTCAAAGACATCAAACAATCTTCCTTGCCTTGCTTTAGGTATGCCAATACCTGAATCTTTAACAGAAAGAAATACTTGCCAGTGATGCACAGAAACGTCGTTTAATGTCACGGTTAGTATAACTTCTCCATCATCTGTAAATTTGATTGCATTAGCTACAAGGTTGATAAGAATTTGTCGGATGCGATTTGGGTCACCCATCACCAAGCATTGCTCAACACCTGTTGCATCAAGAATCAGTTCTAGTCCTTTCTGTTGTGCTTGCAAAGACATCGATTGTACAAAACTACTCACCGTATCAATAATGTTGAATTCAATATGTTCCAACTCTAATTTACCGGCGTCAATTTTTGAAAAATCGAGAATATCATTTATTAGCGTAAGCAATGAATGTGCACTTTCTTGCGCTATTGATAAACGTTGATATTGGTCATCTGCAAGAGGGGTGTCTTGTAATAGGTCGAGCATACCAATTATACCATTCATTGGAGTTCGAATTTCATGGCTCATACTTGCCAGAAATTCACTTTTGGCTTTTGCGCCTTGCTCTGCTTGAAGTTTAGCTTGCTTCAACGCATTCTCATTTTTTACACGTTCTGTAATATCATAATTAACACCAATCAATGAAGAAGGGGCGCCACTATCGTCATACACTGCAATTGCTGCGGCCTTAATATGGCGAATTTCTTTATTTTTTAATACGATTCTAAATTGAACATCAAATCGATTACCGTTTTCGAGCGCATATGCTAAGGCATTATTTGCTTGTTCGAGATCGTCAGGGTGTACACGCTCTCGCCAAGAACTAACATTACCTGAGAATTCTGAACGTTTTACATCATAGAGCTTGTACATCCAATCGTCCCACTTGAGCTCTTCAGAAGTGATGTTGTATTCCCAAAC containing:
- a CDS encoding PKD domain-containing protein: MNKINTLTNFYQYHLTRIFGILLISFLTLAVASLLVERVKTNSQKPLAISEESIPTIHSIKAYNAFTEQTVTVVAEVNNSKHQTLSYTWQQTSGPRVKFQATNNRLKFKAPSLAEKTSISFSLLVENSAQETAQRTVSFYINDSEQIPNKPHLYLAILICSLLSLVLELLGRRKRESI
- a CDS encoding beta-propeller domain-containing protein, with amino-acid sequence MVKQLLLIISISVITGCDTDKAQVEVTQYVDKVPTLNEIKMATSPLKKVDNRFFQRHLRHGIYLRSISRQQYPLESLSADSHSRTDVNYSTTLFQEEGVEEGDRIKYDGERLFIATNPYYSEESTTNSSPQIRVFTRNSQGDITPEANVSLKLKDATVDSIYLHDNHLAAFANSLHYSIYTTENLFAKESFFPVEQTFTLSLLNTSNLNNVQLTHRFTIDGRVIDSRQIGNKLYFVSSYSPYIPGLPYAETNDQQLENYRKVLSTPIEALLPKITNSQGISQSLVSTEQCYIPASAERSDGFDGLVTLTVIDITQPNDITSVCVNSDIQGLYASPNAIYLYGTTFSPESSSTHNDYVSVVHKFSIDNNQFNYQASKELPGSFGQNLTNLRFSEYQSMLRVITTQGDTQQGFEHTLFILEDLKKHNNELTIISQLPNDTTPKRIGKVNDNGIVQENIKAVRFVDNIAYVVTFLETDPLYVLNLTDPNAPYISGELEVPGYSSYLHPLSENLLLGIGQNIDPSRLENDTDIDKTPVIEGAKISLFDVSNINAPIEINSIIHANAYTPVEFNYHALTMLTHGEDNSFRFGIPIERWHVTSTTTENESIDIWAPENYLSLFEITGKDTNAQLNVIGSIYPSNNTNKPHHRYTSSWDDRAIFHQNDIYYLHGNSIWHSYWHDPKNTTGPF
- a CDS encoding HDOD domain-containing protein yields the protein MLQVDEKILMDIKRGFSVPPQPDLLLRLQELMSQEEPDINEISALISQDVAVSSTIIKTVNSPVYGLSRSIADINRAAKYIGITGISTLVTGILMRKCFNQCDSSIALEEFWDNAQHIANMSVLIGKNIKLAISTDKLFSLGLFHDCGIPVMAMKYQNYSEIYQYAHNTPSETLTDIEDSLYQVNHATLGYYVASSWRLPKDLCQLILCHHDRTFLLSNNKRCAQVYFSILKMAENIIYQQKHFRDTTDWAYLKNDVLACLDFEEDQYIDLLEDSLSLQESA
- a CDS encoding WD40/YVTN/BNR-like repeat-containing protein produces the protein MKKSTEKHKLYNTLTCLIMTLALVFPAYGGDYDWQVNTLAKTPSLRGSALVDGKMWVTGSKGSIYTSEDGGLTWLDKSVAQHSALDFRDIEVFDQDTAIIMSVGSGDSSKLFKTQNGGDSWQLLYQNKEAEGFFDSIDFWNKQVGLLLGDPVDGFYVVKKTEDGGKTWRRITINKLPELREKEAAFAASGNTLLVGNNGKAWITTGGFSASVYVSNDWGESWQRQPVPLYQETQTAGGYGLAINAKQELFVLGGDYQQRPASYLNIARFNKIWQPVDAGKRGLRTAMSCSSSVCIATGKTGSDLSFDQGASWQTFDNKTAESGDQGFYTIANEGDIFIAAGANGKVAVAAFK